A DNA window from Pogona vitticeps strain Pit_001003342236 chromosome 2, PviZW2.1, whole genome shotgun sequence contains the following coding sequences:
- the FSTL1 gene encoding follistatin-related protein 1: MLGKSLLAFAVLMGIASGLRTEEEPISKSKICANVFCGAGRECAVTEKSEPTCLCIEKCKPHKRPVCGSNGKTYLNHCELHRDACLTGSKIQVDYDGHCKEKKPENSAASPVVCYQSDRDELRRRVIQWLEAEIIPDGWFSKGSNYTEILDKYFKNFDDGDSRLDSSELLKFVEQNETAVNITTYVDQETNKLLRGLCVDALIELSDENADWKLSFNEFLKCLNPAFNPPEKKCALEDETYEDGAETQVECNRCVCACGNWVCTAMTCEGSHQKVPLQGQQHEDKLTEEELARYVQELQKHQETSEKMKKVTTKEM; the protein is encoded by the exons GAAGAGCCAATAAGCAAATCCAAAATCTGTGCCAATGTTTTCTGCGGAGCTGGTCGGGAGTGTGCTGTGACAGAGAAGAGTGAGCCAACCTGCCTGTGTATTGAG AAATGTAAACCTCACAAGAGGCCTGTCTGCGGCAGCAATGGCAAGACATACTTGAACCATTGTGAGCTGCATCGGGATGCTTGCCTCACTGGCTCTAAGATCCAGGTGGATTATGATGGCCACTGCAAAG agaAGAAGCCTGAGAACTCAGCGGCAAGTCCAG TTGTCTGTTATCAGTCGGATCGAGATGAGCTCCGGCGTCGGGTTATCCAGTGGCTTGAAGCTGAGATAATTCCTGATGGGTGGTTCTCTAAAGGAAGCAACTACACCGAAATCTTAGACAAGTACTTCAAG AATTTTGATGATGGGGATTCTCGCCTGGACTCCAGTGAGTTGCTGAAGTTTGTGGAACAAAATGAGACAGCTGTGAACATCACCACCTATGTTGATCAAGAGACAAATAAACTGCTCAG gggACTCTGCGTAGATGCCCTCATTGAGCTCTCTGATGAAAATGCTGACTGGAAGCTTAGCTTCAATGAATTCTTAAAGTGCCTCAATCCAGCCTTCAACCCACCAGAAAAAA AATGTGCTCTGGAAGATGAAACGTATGAGGATGGAGCAGAGACCCAGGTGGAATGTAATCgttgtgtctgtgcatgtgggaACTGGGTGTGTACAGCCATGACCTGTGAGG GTAGCCACCAGAAGGTGCCTTTGCAGGGACAGCAGCATGAAGATAAGTTGACTGAAGAAGAACTGGCCAGATACGTTCAGGAGCTGCAAAAGCATCAG GAGACATCTGAGAAGATGAAGAAAGTGACCACCAAAGAGATGTAA